The following coding sequences lie in one Clupea harengus chromosome 23, Ch_v2.0.2, whole genome shotgun sequence genomic window:
- the LOC116218701 gene encoding solute carrier family 2, facilitated glucose transporter member 11-like isoform X2 — MTTTMKGDVTLALTVVCTAIGGTLQYGYNIAIINAPTTHIQKFINDTCWERWSVSLEQSHLTLIWTVIISAFSLGGLFGALLAGPMAVRFGRKGGLLLNNIFLFSSALFALTSRTAHSFEMIILARLLVGINAGVSMNVQPMYFGESAPKHLRGAVTFSSAVFTAFGIMLGQVVGLTEVLGSDSCWPYLLASNALPGLFQVLTLPWFPESPRFLLIDKGDKEGCSQALRRLRGCSVSEEEMEEILQEQELAAGAQARSLWGLLSDRNLWRQLRIIMAASSAMMLCGNDSIYFYASYIFQEAGIPTGKIQYITIGTGACELTASIMCNLLIERTGRRRLLMGGYAMMSGWAVVFTMALCLQGKVPGMPYLSMLCIFAYILSFGMGPAGVTGVLPAELFDQMVRPAAYMVAGSLMWLNLLLVGMAFPFIVGNLGQFCFLPFCGICVLACLFMYWNLPETKGRSLAEITAEFDKRGSAEAKGSEGRLLAEITAEFDKHGSAEAKGSEGRPLAEITAEFDKRGSAEAKEPEDKGEQGQSNQEEAHQLRDLRSGEEPVEINHVHV, encoded by the coding sequence ATGACCACAACAATGAAAGGGGATGTGACTTTAGCACTGACGGTGGTCTGTACTGCGATCGGTGGTACTTTGCAGTACGGCTACAATATTGCTATCATTAATGCTCCTACAACGCACATTCAGAAATTCATTAATGACACTTGCTGGGAGCGCTGGTCTGTGTCACTTGAGCAAAGTCACTTAACACTGATATGGACAGTCATCATCTCTGCCTTTTCCCTGGGTGGTCTATTTGGCGCATTACTTGCTGGGCCCATGGCGGTCCGGTTCGGTCGTAAAGGTGGTCTCTTGTtaaacaacatttttttgtTCTCAAGTGCTCTGTTTGCGCTGACCAGTCGTACTGCTCATTCCTTTGAGATGATCATACTCGCTCGGCTGCTTGTGGGGATCAACGCTGGTGTGAGTATGAACGTGCAGCCCATGTACTTCGGCGAGAGCGCGCCTAAGCATCTGCGTGGAGCTGTCACCTTCTCCTCTGCCGTGTTCACCGCATTTGGCATCATGCTCGGGCAGGTGGTTGGCCTGACTGAAGTGCTCGGATCAGACTCCTGCTGGCCCTACCTGCTAGCCAGTAATGCTCTTCCTGGGCTGTTCCAAGTCCTCACCCTGCCCTGGTTCCCTGAAAGCCCGCGGTTTCTGCTCATCGACAAGGGAGATAAGGAAGGCTGCAGCCAGGCATTGAGGAGGCTCCGTGGGTGCAGTGTCTccgaggaggagatggaggagatcctccaggagcaggagctggccGCAGGTGCTCAGGCACGCTCCCTCTGGGGCTTGCTGTCCGACCGAAACCTGTGGCGGCAGCTCCGAATTATCATGGCCGCCAGCAGCGCTATGATGCTTTGTGGCAACGACTCCATCTACTTCTACGCCTCCTACATCTTTCAGGAGGCCGGCATTCCCACAGGGAAGATCCAGTACATAACAATCGGCACGGGCGCCTGTGAGCTGACCGCCTCTATCATGTGCAACCTACTCATAGAGCGCACAGGCCGCCGCCGGCTCCTCATGGGTGGGTATGCGATGATGTCAGGCTGGGCGGTGGTCTTCACCATGGCCCTCTGCCTGCAGGGCAAGGTGCCAGGCATGCCCTACTTAAGTATGCTGTGCATCTTCGCCTACATCCTCAGTTTCGGCATGGGCCCTGCCGGGGTGACTGGTGTGCTGCCCGCTGAGCTCTTTGACCAGATGGTGCGGCCTGCCGCCTACATGGTGGCTGGTTCACTCATGTGGCTCAACCTCCTCCTGGTGGGCATGGCCTTCCCGTTCATCGTTGGCAACCTAGGACAGttctgtttccttcccttctgtgGCATCTGCGTGCTGGCCTGTCTCTTCATGTACTGGAACCTTCCGGAAACTAAAGGTCGGTCTCTGGCTGAGATCACTGCCGAATTTGATAAGCGCGGCAGTGCAGAAGCCAAAGGATCAGAAGgtaggcttctggccgagatcACTGCCGAGTTTGATAAGCACGGCAGTGCAGAAGCCAAAGGATCAGAAGGTA